AGGATTCTGCGATCAGTGTAATAGATTGAGGCTTACATGCGACGGCAGGTTGAAACCTTGCCTTGCCTGCCGGACATCCGTTGATCTCAGGTCCGCCTTGAGAAGTTCCACCGTGGACGATGAGATCGAGCGGCTTTTCATCTCCGCCGCAGACTTGAAGCCGGACGGAAGCTTCCTGGAAAAGGCCGGCGCTCTTCTTGGAGTGGAGATGAGAGAGAGCGGCGGCTGAGGGTTCGATGCTGTTCCGGGCTTTCCCAAAGTGGGGCCCGCCAAGAAAGTCTTGACCCAGGCAGATGCCTCTAATAGATTGCCAGGAAGAGACGGGCCTGATAGGTCCGTCTGCAGAGCCCGCTCTGAGGCTTGGTATCTCTTACGTTCTAAGGAGTAACTGATGTGTCCCAGAACTGCCAAGGGACAGAGCCCGGGGCGCTTTCCAAAAGGAGGTGCGGTGTGAAACTCAAAGTCATTCCGTTTGCCATTTCGTCAGGAATTCTGGCTGGAATAGTGATGCTTGCGGCCACTCTTCTGTCGAATGCCACCGCCGGTGGCCAGCACATGATGCTCATGTCAAAGTTTTGCCCGGGCTATTCCGTTTCAGCCGGAGGGAGCGTACTCGGTCTCATCTATGGTATTGTCTATGGGTTTATAGGGGCGGCGATCTTCGCGTCTCTGTACAACTCCTTCGGAAAATTTTCACGATGAGGCAGACGGCCGTAGAACGAAGTTAGATTTAGCCATTGGGAGAGAAAGGAAGTGGCAATCCATGTTCCGACATGCGCGCAGTAGCGTTCTTCTGAGGATTCCCTTGCGAAGGGTTGCCCTCGTTGTTACGGCTCTTCTCGGCCTTGCCCTGGCAGTTCCTCCTCTCCATTCAAAAGAGAATGTGCCCTACGTGGGAGTTGTCACCGTAAAAGGTGTAATCGATCCGATAGTGGCACAGTACCTGATCAGGGTGGTCGAGGAAGCGAAAGAAGATAACGCATCCTGCATCATTGTTCAGATTGACACTCCTGGGGGCCTTGATACTTCAATGAGGCAGATAGTCCAGGCCTTCCTGAATTCGAAAATCCCGACAGTGGTCTTTGTTTCTCCAAGAGGAGCAAGAGCTGCATCGGCAGGAGCGTTCATAGCCATGTCTGCCAGTGTGATTGCGATGGCACCAGGCACGAGCATCGGAGCGGCGCATCCCGTTGACATGGAAGGCAAGACTGCAAGTGACAAGATCACGAACGACGCGGCGAGTTACATGAGGTCGATCGCAAAAAGGAGGGGACGGAGTCTCTCCTGGGCAGAAGATGCAGTGAGAAAGAGCATATCGTCCAGCGTCGATGAGGCGATGAGATCCGGTGTGGTTGACCTGAAGTGTGAAGACCTTCCCGCCCTGGTTGACAAGCTCGACGGAATGAAGGTGAAAGCTCTGGATGGGGAAGAGACGATCTCCACCAAGGGACTTCCTATTCGTGACATGAAGATGAGTATGCGGGAGGATTTTCTCCACACGATTTCACATCCCAACCTGGCATATGTACTTTTCATACTTGGAATCTACGGACTAATCTACGAGTTTGCCAACCCCGGTGCCGTCTTGCCGGGGATAGTCGGGTCAATCTGTCTCATTCTTGCCCTCGTCGCTTTTGAGACCCTGCCGCTCAACCTGGCCGGGCTTTTCCTCATAATATTTTCTGTTGTGCTTTTCATAGCTGATATAAAGATTCCTGGACACGGTACACTGACAGTAGGAGGGGTAGTGTCATTCGTGATTGGATCGCTTATGCTGTACGAACCATCTCTTCCGTATTTCAAGGTCTCTCTGAGTCTCATCTTGAGTGTGGCTGTTTTCACCGGGCTCTTCTTCCTTTTCGCCGTGACAAAAGGAATTCGAGCTCAGAAGAGAAAAGTTGTGAGCGGAGTCGAAGGTGTCATAGGAATGAAGGGTGAAGCGAAAAGTGATATTGACAGATCCGGATTTGTTCTCGTGGGCGGAGAACAGTGGAATGCTTTTTCCGAAAGTGGAACTATCAAAGAAGGTGACAGAATCGAGGTTATCGGAAACGACGGCTTGAAGTTGAATGTAAGAAGAATCGGGAATCCATAGGAAAGGAGCAGACGATGCAAAGTATAACACTATCATTTGTCGTAATCCTAATTCTTGCTCTGGCGCTTTTGAAGATGTCCATAAAGATAGTGAACGAGTATCAGAGACTCGTCATATTCCGTCTAGGAAGATGCGTCGGTCAAAGGGGGCCTGGACTCGTTCTTCTTATTCCTATCGTTGACAGGCCTGTGTGGGTTGACCTGCGTGAGCTCTTCCTTTCAATACCTCATCAAACCTGCATAACGAAGGATAACGCACCCATAGCGATTGACTTCCTCATCTACTGGAAAGTTGTTGACCCGACGCTTTCGGTTGTTCAAGTGCGAAACTTTGCAGGAGCATCGCAGGGAATCGCGACCACCACATTGAGAGCGGTTGTGGGAGACATCGTCCTCGATGATGTGCTTGCGAAAAGAGAGCAGATCAATCAGGTTCTGAGAGTCAAGCTGGATGAGGTGACTGAACGGTGGGGAGTCAAAGTAACAACAGTAGAAATAAGGGAGATTGTGCCGCCGTCAGAAGTCCAGGAAGCAATGAACAGACAGATGGGTGCCGAGAGAAATAGAAGGGCTATGGTATTGGAGGCGGACGGAAAGCGTCAAGCCGCCATAACAGTCGCTGAAGGAGACAAGCAGGCGGCGATCCTCAAGGCAGAAGGAGACAGGCAGGCAGCGATACTCAGGGCAGAAGGATTCTCGCTTGCCCTGGAGAGGATTTTCTCCATTGCAAAAGGCATAGACGGAAAAACCATGAGCCTTCAGTATCTTGAAGCGCTCAAGTCCCTTGGAGCAAGTCCGGCTACGAAGTTCATCTTCCCGATGGAGTTCAGTTCGCTCCTCAAGCCATTTGTGGATTTTGCCGGGGAATCGTTCTCGGAGAAAAAGAAGGCTTAAGGAAAATTAGCGGGGCAGCACACAACAGCCGGCATCAGCTGAGAAAAATCCTGGGCCTCTGGGATGGAATCTCCATTTCGGTGGGAGCCGCCATCGGAGCAGGCATCCTCAGAACGCCTGGGACCGTTGCAAATGAGCTCGGTATACCCGAGCTCATTCTTTTTGCCTGGCTTCTTGGGGGATTGATAGCCCTTGTTGATGCTCTTGTCCTTGCCGAGCTCAGTACTCTTTTCCCCTTTGCGGGCGGCTGGTACGTCTATATTGAGAAGGCTTTCGGGAGACTTCCGGCCTTTCTCTACGGCTGGGCTGCGACTCTCATAATCTATCCTGCGAGCGTGGCTGCACTAGGGGTGGTCTTCGGCGAATACCTTGGAGAACTGGCCGGTTTCAATCCGGCATCGGCGAGAGTCTCAGCGGTAGTCGTCATCGCCGTGCTTGCAATTCTGAACTACCTGGGCTTGAAGGAAGGCAAGATTGCTCAGAGAATACTCACGGGCAGCAAGGTGCTCTTCCTCCTCATCTTATCCGCGGCAGTAGTCATTTTCGGAGCAAGGAGAGCAGGTGCAAGCGCAATTGAGACTCAGCATTCGAGCCTGGGTCTCATGGCTTTCGCAGTTGCCCTTCAGTCGATTCTGTGGACATATGCGGGCTATGGGGATGTTGTTACCATGTCCGAAGAGGTGAAAGCTTCTTCCAGGGTTCTTCCTCGTTCGCTCGTGAGATCAACGGTTCTTGTCATCTCAATATATCTTATCCTGAACTTTTCGCTTTTACGAGTTCTGGGAAATCAGGGTGTGGCGAGTTCTGTCTTACCTGCAAGAGATGCTGCTGTCGAAGCCTTCAGCAGCCCCGGGAAGGCAGCCGTCGAACTGATCGCTCTCTTTATCATTCTTGGCGGACTCAATTCGCAGCTCCTGACAGGGCCCAGGGTCGTCTTCGCACTTTCCAGAGCAGGCCTCGCATTCCGGCAACTCAGCAACGTGAACGAGGGCGGAACTCCCAACGCCGCACTACTCCTCGTTTCGGCTCTGGCTATCGGCTATGCAGTCTCGGGCACTTTCGAATCCCTCCTGACTCTCACAATTTTTGTGATCTGGCTATCCGGACTTCTCGTGACTCTATCTCTTTTTGTATTCAGGAAGAGGTTTCCTGACCTCGAACGACCGTTCAAGATTCCGGCTTATCCTTTTCTCCCCGCGCTTTTGGTGCTATTCGCTCTTGTTTTTCTTGCTCTCACATTCCACTCTAGGCCGAGAGAAACAGTATCCGGCATAGTCTTCATAGCCATCGGCGTGCCTTCCTACTTCATCTGGAACAGGGTTCGGAGAAGGGCAAGGGCAGGTGGTTAGGGAATGGCCGGCATATGGAAGTTCGTGCATTCTGCGAGGCTATCTCCGGGACGGCACACTACAACGTGACGGCTGCCGGGCTAGAGTTTGCCGAGGGATGTCGCTAGCTTTCCAAGAGACCGCAGCCCCAGATGAATTAGATTCCCTTTCAATCCATTCACTTTCCCGTCAAATACGCTTGAATTCTCAAGGTCCTTGCTGACTATTCGCTCTTTGAAACTTTGAATGACATCGGGATCGCTGACAACAGCCACTACTTCCTGCTGAGAGTGGTAGCTCAGATAGTCAAAGTTGGCAGAACCTACCAGGAGGAAATCGTCATCTATGAGAATAGCCTTCAAATGCGTCATTCTACCCTTGTAGAGTCTGAGGTCGAAATCGGACCTGGCTGACTCCCACAGCAGGCATTCTTTGAGAAGCTTTTCGTTGTTTTCCTCGGGAGTTACTATGGTTACTGACACGCCATTGCTTCTTAGTTCTCTGAGTATCCGGCTAAACGGAAATGTCAGGTAAGGACTTTCGACCCAGATTCTTCTTTTCGAGTTTCTAAGCAACCCCAGGATCGGCATGAAGCTTGCCTCGTTCGAAACACCATCCAGGAGATGAAACTCCACTCCCTCAAAGCGCCTCGACGCATTGAGATTGTGACCGTTCCAAGTCGACAAGAAGTCTTCCTTCAGGAACTCTGCCACTCCTTGGTCTTCAATCCTGAGCATCATGTCGTGCCAATAGAAATTGTGCTCGCTGAAGTTTATTCCACCCACGTAAGCCACCCTGTCATCCAGAACGAGCAACTTTTTGTGGTTCCGTGCCGCCGCCCTCATGAAAAGCGGACCGTTGGGATTCGTGAATCTCATGCCTATCCCGCTTTTCCTGAGATGTTCGATCATTCCGGTAGTCTCCCTGACCTCCCTCCGTAGTTTGGAATTGAACAGATTCTTGGGAGAGTAAACCAGCTTGTCACTCAACCTGAACTTTGTGAAGGAATCAACGAGAATTCTCTTGTCGGCGCATTTCGAAGATAGAAGTAAACTGGCCAGCATCTTACCAGCGCTGTCTCCCTCGAATGACAGCGTTTGTATGAAGGAGTAGTCTCTCGACGAAAGCAAGTCATGTCTAAGACTCTCGCAGAATTCTTGAGAGTCAACCAGTATCTGCATTCTCATTTGATGAGTTCCCCCACAGCCCGAGGGAAAAGGACAACAACAAAAAACCTTAGAAGCCTTCCAAGGAAGCCATACAAGAAGAACCGTTGAAACTTCACGTTCAAGACTCCGGCCAGAAAACTGACAGCATAGAAAGGAGGGAATCCGGTAAAAGCACTTATGAATGTGAAGAGGCCGGTCTTGGTTCCCCAGGCTTCTATCTGCTCAGCGACCCTGTCCATTTTTTTCTCATATCTTTTGATTGGCAGCCTGAGAACTCCGCGACCAGCCAGATAGATTATTGATTTGGCAATCATCTGCCCTGAGGCTGCCGTAAATGCAAGCGGGAACGCCGAAAACTTCGGCGCAACCATTGAAACTGCCGCCAAGTAGACTTCCGCGTTTACGACCGGAATAAACCCGCTTACGAAACAGACCAGAAATGTGGAGGGATACAGCCCGTATTCAGCGAAGAGATGCTGAAGATTCATTGTGTCAGGCCGGATGTGCTCACTTTTTCATCTCGCGCCAATCTTCCTCTGCCCGGAGGACGCTGTTCGAACGCTCTTCCAAACCAGTAGCAGAGACATTTCAGGCTATCCCGCCGACTTGGAAGGCGTATGGGAGACTCGCATTGGGGAAATCGTTCGCTATTTGTGTCTATTCCAACACGCGTTGCTGCTTGTGTCAATTGCGGTATCTTTGATATGGGACGGCACACTGGATGTCTTGCGGCAACTGGATATTTGCAGAAGAGAAGTTGACGGTCGAGGTGGCCTCGACCGTCAATCGTGACCCCGGCTTTCAGCGAAAGCATTCAGGACGGTATCGTCCCTTCCGCAGTCAGAGGCTTTCCAGCTAACTTATTTCAGGGTGGAGAGGCTGTCTTTCCCTACCTGACTTTGACTACCTTTACCATCTCTCTGAGACCCGCCCCTTCAAGCACGATGAGATAGGCTCCGCTCTTCAAGTGAGAGGCAGGGATCTCCAATGTGTGATTACCGGCCCTCATCTCCGAGAATCTATACGGCTGTCCGATCATGCGGCCTGAAACGTCATAGATAGTGAGGTTGACGGCCGTCGCGTTCAGCAACGAGAGATTTGCCGTGATGTGCGAAGAAACCGGGCTTGCGACCCCGATCCTGAATGCGGATACCTGGGGCTTAGTCATCGCAGGCGGCATATCCTCGGCAAAAGTCTCTGTCTCACAAGCAGTGGTCATCGATGCTACCTCTAT
The DNA window shown above is from Candidatus Eisenbacteria bacterium and carries:
- a CDS encoding nodulation protein NfeD, coding for MRRVALVVTALLGLALAVPPLHSKENVPYVGVVTVKGVIDPIVAQYLIRVVEEAKEDNASCIIVQIDTPGGLDTSMRQIVQAFLNSKIPTVVFVSPRGARAASAGAFIAMSASVIAMAPGTSIGAAHPVDMEGKTASDKITNDAASYMRSIAKRRGRSLSWAEDAVRKSISSSVDEAMRSGVVDLKCEDLPALVDKLDGMKVKALDGEETISTKGLPIRDMKMSMREDFLHTISHPNLAYVLFILGIYGLIYEFANPGAVLPGIVGSICLILALVAFETLPLNLAGLFLIIFSVVLFIADIKIPGHGTLTVGGVVSFVIGSLMLYEPSLPYFKVSLSLILSVAVFTGLFFLFAVTKGIRAQKRKVVSGVEGVIGMKGEAKSDIDRSGFVLVGGEQWNAFSESGTIKEGDRIEVIGNDGLKLNVRRIGNP
- a CDS encoding SPFH domain-containing protein, encoding MQSITLSFVVILILALALLKMSIKIVNEYQRLVIFRLGRCVGQRGPGLVLLIPIVDRPVWVDLRELFLSIPHQTCITKDNAPIAIDFLIYWKVVDPTLSVVQVRNFAGASQGIATTTLRAVVGDIVLDDVLAKREQINQVLRVKLDEVTERWGVKVTTVEIREIVPPSEVQEAMNRQMGAERNRRAMVLEADGKRQAAITVAEGDKQAAILKAEGDRQAAILRAEGFSLALERIFSIAKGIDGKTMSLQYLEALKSLGASPATKFIFPMEFSSLLKPFVDFAGESFSEKKKA
- a CDS encoding amino acid permease, which encodes MGLWDGISISVGAAIGAGILRTPGTVANELGIPELILFAWLLGGLIALVDALVLAELSTLFPFAGGWYVYIEKAFGRLPAFLYGWAATLIIYPASVAALGVVFGEYLGELAGFNPASARVSAVVVIAVLAILNYLGLKEGKIAQRILTGSKVLFLLILSAAVVIFGARRAGASAIETQHSSLGLMAFAVALQSILWTYAGYGDVVTMSEEVKASSRVLPRSLVRSTVLVISIYLILNFSLLRVLGNQGVASSVLPARDAAVEAFSSPGKAAVELIALFIILGGLNSQLLTGPRVVFALSRAGLAFRQLSNVNEGGTPNAALLLVSALAIGYAVSGTFESLLTLTIFVIWLSGLLVTLSLFVFRKRFPDLERPFKIPAYPFLPALLVLFALVFLALTFHSRPRETVSGIVFIAIGVPSYFIWNRVRRRARAGG
- a CDS encoding phosphatidylserine/phosphatidylglycerophosphate/cardiolipin synthase family protein, producing the protein MRMQILVDSQEFCESLRHDLLSSRDYSFIQTLSFEGDSAGKMLASLLLSSKCADKRILVDSFTKFRLSDKLVYSPKNLFNSKLRREVRETTGMIEHLRKSGIGMRFTNPNGPLFMRAAARNHKKLLVLDDRVAYVGGINFSEHNFYWHDMMLRIEDQGVAEFLKEDFLSTWNGHNLNASRRFEGVEFHLLDGVSNEASFMPILGLLRNSKRRIWVESPYLTFPFSRILRELRSNGVSVTIVTPEENNEKLLKECLLWESARSDFDLRLYKGRMTHLKAILIDDDFLLVGSANFDYLSYHSQQEVVAVVSDPDVIQSFKERIVSKDLENSSVFDGKVNGLKGNLIHLGLRSLGKLATSLGKL
- a CDS encoding VTT domain-containing protein; amino-acid sequence: MNLQHLFAEYGLYPSTFLVCFVSGFIPVVNAEVYLAAVSMVAPKFSAFPLAFTAASGQMIAKSIIYLAGRGVLRLPIKRYEKKMDRVAEQIEAWGTKTGLFTFISAFTGFPPFYAVSFLAGVLNVKFQRFFLYGFLGRLLRFFVVVLFPRAVGELIK